In Phaseolus vulgaris cultivar G19833 chromosome 10, P. vulgaris v2.0, whole genome shotgun sequence, a single genomic region encodes these proteins:
- the LOC137819722 gene encoding RPM1-interacting protein 4-like, producing the protein MAQRSHVPKFGNWDSGDNVPYTAYFDKARKGRTGAKIINPNDPEENSDLGLDNPSSEHLPPPKPRVSSEDPSGKGSLHLEDDPKPFIDSPARHDNASNRSGSRSHGVPPADNRRRPSMQSAGSEHSIDRSPLHRQARPPGRDSPLWEPKNSYDNIQGTPGRSRLRQANRGDETPDKGAAVPKFGDWDVNNPASADGFTHIFNKVREERQGGPAQDAPGTLNGRLQQNNRQFNDDKVQCCCFAWGKK; encoded by the exons CAACGTTCTCATGTACCCAAATTTGGCAATTGGGATAGTGGAGATAATGTCCCTTACACAGCATATTTTGACAAGGCCCGGAAAGGTCGAACTGGTGCAAAAATAATAAATCCAAATGACCCtgaggaaaattctgatttggGTCTTGACAATCCATCATCTGAGCACCTACCTCCACCCAAACCAAGAGTTAGTTCAGAGGATCCATCCGGAAAGGGATCATTGCATTTGGAAGATGATCCTAAGCCTTTCATCGACTCTCCAGCTCGTCATGACAATGCAAGCAATAGGAGTGGCAGCAGAAGCCACGGAGTACCTCCTGCTGATAACCGTAGAAGACCTTCTATGCAAAGTGCTGGCTCTGAGCACAGCATTGACCGTTCTCCACTTCATCGCCAGGCCAGACCCCCAGGCAGAGACAGTCCCCTGTGGGAACCAAAGAATTCATATGACAACATCCAGGGAACACCTGGGAGATCTCGGTTAAGACAGGCTAACCGGGGAGATGAAACA CCAGATAAAGGTGCAGCTGTTCCAAAGTTTGGTGACTGGGATGTGAACAACCCAGCATCAGCAGATGGCTTTACTCACATTTTTAACAAAGTTAGGGAGGAGAGACAGGGAGGGCCAGCACAAGATGCGCCGGGCACGCTTAATGGTAGACTACAACAGAACAATCGCCAATTCAATGATGACAAAGTCCAG TGTTGCTGCTTTGCCTGGGGCAAAAAATGA
- the LOC137819123 gene encoding uncharacterized mitochondrial protein AtMg00310-like, whose translation MAGRICLIKSILSAIPLFYMSWFKIPAIVMKKIVEIQRNFLWCWRSGGRKIAWAFWEKVCEPRGNGGLGVINIKFFNIALLGKWIWRLDFSKGGLWKEVVESKYGVWRKLKGPSSKTMGSLWWRELKAIWSMEEWGREFDDRFNWKVGNGKEIRFWEDKWVGDLELKNKFPRLYSLCRDKDELLECCGVWEEGEWNWKFGWRRNLFDWEKSQVDQLFEEFRGLSIDPDIDDSWVWRDGMHTDFSVKSAYSVLRGHSEGDLSKLYNFFWSIKALSAA comes from the coding sequence ATGGCAGGAAGGATTTGTCTGATTAAATCTATTCTCTCTGCTATCCCCTTGTTCTATATGTCTTGGTTTAAAATCCCTGCTATTGTTATGAAGAAGATTGTGGAAATTCAAAGAAATTTCCTATGGTGTTGGAGGTCAGGTGGGCGAAAGATTGCGTGGGCTTTTTGGGAGAAGGTGTGCGAACCCCGTGGAAATGGTGGTCTCGgggttattaatattaaatttttcaaCATTGCTTTGTTGGGAAAATGGATTTGGAGGTTGGATTTTTCCAAAGGTGGTCTGTGGAAGGAGGTGGTAGAATCTAAGTACGGGGTTTGGAGAAAGTTGAAAGGGCCAAGTTCAAAAACGATGGGGTCCCTTTGGTGGCGGGAGCTAAAGGCGATTTGGTCGATGGAGGAATGGGGGAGAGAGTTCGACGACCGTTTCAATTGGAAAGTCGGTAATGGGAAGGAAATTAGGTTTTGGGAAGATAAATGGGTGGGCGATTTggagttgaaaaacaaattccCGAGGTTATACTCTCTTTGCAGGGATAAAGATGAGTTGTTGGAATGTTGTGGAGTCTGGGAAGAAGGAGAGTGGAACTGGAAGTTTGGGTGGAGAAGAAATTTATTTGATTGGGAGAAGTCTCAGGTAGACCAACTTTTTGAAGAATTTAGAGGTTTGAGTATTGATCCGGATATTGATGACTCGTGGGTTTGGAGGGATGGTATGCATACTGATTTCTCGGTTAAATCGGCTTATAGTGTTTTAAGGGGACATAGTGAGGGGGATTTGTCAAAATTGTACAACTTTTTCTGGAGTATTAAGGCTTTGTCTGCGGCCTAG